The Syngnathus typhle isolate RoL2023-S1 ecotype Sweden linkage group LG11, RoL_Styp_1.0, whole genome shotgun sequence genome contains a region encoding:
- the LOC133162727 gene encoding PAK4-inhibitor inka2-like: MLCLRESGECLREHMNYMMRSLQDLKHLRRTCPVACRHARPPSNTQLPIFAVGNPSAVPLSCRPRDQRARLRISSASTASTYDSACCLAAPLEEEEDDYEDDGRSSRLGFNSPSSHKSLDFDSGYSEASWQDEGVVLRRTRNVRVSSSACLRTNRAVGGRVRPKSTSDACLERWTSFEAGDPEDWANALLTRGRSRQPLVLGDNSFADLVQNWMDLPDCPDPLELKPKPRRRLGRSLLGNMRRKLVGLSKSVEERVRLRSADSHLSRSANAPKRLSCPVVSSEAKVPFFHQSYSAIHELDTDFYHFAALMKSGSRQPIICKDIIGYI, from the exons ATG CTGTGCCTCCGAGAGTCCGGCGAGTGTTTGAGGGAGCACATGAACTACATGATGAGATCCCTCCAAGACCTGAAGCATCTGAGGAGGACGTGTCCCGTGGCTTGCAGACACGCTCGGCCTCCCAGCAACACCCAGCTCCCCATCTTTGCCGTCGGCAACCCGTCCGCAGTGCCGCTGTCTTGCCGACCCAGAGATCAGCGTGCCCGTCTCAGAATATCCAGCGCCAGCACGGCCAGCACCTACGACTCAGCCTGCTGCCTGGCCGCCCctctggaggaagaggaggatgactaCGAGGACGACGGCCGCAGTAGTCGTCTGGGCTTCAACTCACCCAGTAGCCACAAGAGTTTGGACTTTGACTCCGGGTACTCTGAGGCGTCGTGGCAAGACGAAGGGGTGGTCCTCAGGAGGACGAGGAACGTACGCGTGTCATCCTCGGCCTGCCTCCGCACCAACAGAGCGGTAGGCGGGCGCGTTAGGCCCAAATCGACGTCAGACGCTTGTCTGGAGAGGTGGACGTCCTTCGAGGCGGGCGACCCGGAGGACTGGGCCAACGCTTTGCTGACCAGAGGACGCAGCCGCCAACCTCTGGTTTTGGGAGACAACAGCTTTGCGGACCTCGTACAGAACTGGATGGACCTACCCGATTGTCCCGATCCCCTCGAGCTCAAACCAAAACCCAGACGCAGATTGGGACGAAGCCTTTTGGGCAACATGCGGAGGAAACTCGTCGGCTTGTCAAAGTCCGTGGAGGAGAGAGTGAGGTTGAGGTCCGCGGATTCTCATCTCAGCAGATCAGCCAACGCCCCCAAGCGTCTCTCGTGTCCCGTCGTGTCATCTGAGGCAAAGGTCCCCTTTTTCCACCAGTCCTATTCAGCCATTCACGAGCTGGACACAGACTTTTACCACTTTGCCGCTCTCATGAAGTCGGGGAGCAGGCAGCCAATCATATGCAAGGACATCATTGGCTACATCTGA